The segment GATGGCGTCGATGATGAACTGCCTGGCCAGCGCCTTGAAGACGACGTCGTTCTGCTGGAACACGAGTTCCGGCAGCCGCGAGCCGAACTCCGGGAGGAAGAATCGCTCCCCGGGCCGCGTCGACAGGATCTGCCAGATGCTCTCGTGGATGTGGGCGTGCTCGGTGCCTGCGCCCTCGGAGACGGCCACGCCGCCGGCGGCCCCGAACCGGAGCGGATACCTTGTGCCTCTGCCCAGGAAGTCCATCACGGTCGAGGCTCCTCGCACTGCGCGGGGTCGGCGGGGATTTCGGGGACGTCGGGTTCCTCGCCCGGCTCCTC is part of the Planctomycetota bacterium genome and harbors:
- a CDS encoding GPW/gp25 family protein; this encodes MDFLGRGTRYPLRFGAAGGVAVSEGAGTEHAHIHESIWQILSTRPGERFFLPEFGSRLPELVFQQNDVVFKALARQFIIDAIQRWEKRVVIEGVGFSDDPLVTDRNVAIIRLDYRIIRTQVRGNLVYPFVREV